The Paenibacillus sp. FSL R7-0204 genome includes a region encoding these proteins:
- a CDS encoding MarR family transcriptional regulator encodes MNKEEQVLTAFRELFNKMNWLNKSKMEISLKGNKPSEVHCIEYIGTHADANVTKLAEALYMTRGAISKITRKLLHKGLIESYQKPDNQKEIYFRLTVQGMAVYQIHDELHREFRERDRPVFEQVTDSQYAGMLSFMEKYNRHLDEEIKKQELEDGTEED; translated from the coding sequence ATGAACAAAGAGGAACAGGTCTTAACCGCCTTCCGGGAATTATTCAATAAGATGAACTGGCTGAACAAGTCGAAGATGGAGATTAGTCTTAAGGGCAATAAACCCTCCGAGGTGCACTGTATTGAATACATCGGAACACATGCAGACGCGAACGTGACCAAGCTTGCAGAGGCCTTGTACATGACTAGGGGGGCGATCAGCAAGATTACACGGAAGCTCCTGCACAAGGGGCTTATCGAGAGCTACCAGAAACCGGACAATCAGAAGGAAATCTATTTCAGACTTACTGTTCAAGGGATGGCTGTATATCAGATCCATGACGAATTGCACCGTGAGTTCCGGGAGCGGGACAGACCTGTGTTTGAGCAGGTGACCGACAGCCAGTATGCCGGTATGCTCAGCTTCATGGAGAAGTACAATAGGCACTTGGATGAAGAGATTAAGAAGCAGGAGCTGGAGGACGGCACGGAAGAAGATTGA
- a CDS encoding YlbG family protein has translation MFAERTGYIVWVSDVKAARNLEKYGTLHYVSRKMHYAVMYVNAERAEEVMKNVRRLSYVRKIERSYRNELKTEYTSNGPDKSKYYGL, from the coding sequence ATGTTTGCGGAACGGACAGGTTATATTGTATGGGTTAGCGACGTCAAGGCGGCGCGCAACCTGGAGAAGTACGGCACACTGCACTACGTTTCCCGTAAAATGCACTATGCGGTAATGTACGTCAATGCGGAGCGCGCCGAGGAAGTCATGAAGAATGTCCGCAGACTTTCATATGTGCGCAAGATTGAGCGTTCGTACCGCAATGAACTGAAGACGGAATATACCAGCAACGGACCGGACAAGTCCAAGTACTACGGTCTGTAG
- a CDS encoding YlbF family regulator, with protein sequence MSVAELNTVDMAEVLTYAYELGDMINQSAEVSDYLYWKGQVDNHPEIQAMIKRLQGKKELFDETQRFGHFHPNYHSAKDEVEAVERELEQFEAVVRFKNAEKTLDDILHSMSEAIAFSVSDSIKVPGNDPSPKGGCGSGGKCSCG encoded by the coding sequence ATGAGCGTAGCGGAATTAAATACGGTCGATATGGCCGAAGTGCTGACATACGCCTATGAATTAGGCGATATGATTAATCAATCCGCAGAAGTGTCGGATTACCTATACTGGAAGGGACAGGTGGATAACCATCCCGAAATCCAGGCCATGATCAAACGGCTGCAAGGCAAGAAGGAGCTGTTTGACGAGACACAGCGGTTTGGTCATTTTCACCCGAACTATCACTCGGCCAAGGATGAGGTTGAGGCTGTAGAGCGGGAACTGGAGCAGTTCGAAGCGGTGGTCCGGTTCAAGAATGCTGAGAAGACGCTGGATGATATTCTTCATTCCATGTCTGAGGCGATCGCATTCTCGGTCTCGGACAGCATTAAGGTTCCCGGTAACGACCCGTCCCCCAAAGGCGGATGCGGCAGCGGCGGCAAATGTTCCTGCGGATAA